From the Corythoichthys intestinalis isolate RoL2023-P3 chromosome 13, ASM3026506v1, whole genome shotgun sequence genome, one window contains:
- the LOC130928671 gene encoding uncharacterized protein LOC130928671: protein MSADRIGVWYTLHDQCPAYSIYRLDTPRCVSVTPQMFPNEAMPDLAFAGASVKTCPFGIPEHTTSPFYLTMGKKPYLFLTISPWFVIPEFLTVNKEGDIIKARWLGASPTVMLTNLPEDSFKHEDVAKFAWPFISQKDLLSLYYNVIVLPLQRRTFVYFSDWDACCRFVRCHLCDPTCMVNDRRLALHFVLQPMHVQNTEENMYRSLMQLSNSRIGEVESLAERLLCVEISFYLKDNITHLLHWISSHGDIVNFLPLANRICIEMADSVGHARVLEESKHFRTNFPVAQPRSREASSWKVLFNSIHSLNLHLQDQSVFTLDHNGKREYRSMNVSSTAARTAAPSIDSEQPKMKHVSESQDCKKTECCPSLRDSDVTLTVWKSTWKFLRPHRIVEFRRTDLHKKILKGEKGQQLLISKLPGDQRSYCVQDIIQLLKSFSVDSSVDMIYVLPKSRMALVEVMKQKEVFTAFKAWKPEMLTIKEQGLEKAFYHWVMKQMHFPVEKKSSRTILIEGITLRETASLREALRKIGGVKHFLPLHDKVFVEFDSDESADRLGVWYNRHHQCPAYRIYRLYKPEGVSIAPPMFPNKAMPDLAFAGATGETCTFGIPELTTSPFCLANREKPYLFFTISPWFIIPEFLTVEKECDINKAKQLGALPSVMLTDLPEERFKHEDVAKLAWPYFSQKDLRSLYYNVIVLPLQRRAFVHFSDWAACCRFVQCHLGVRTFRVNGRQLGLHFVLQPMHAQNTEENMYRSLMQLSNSRIGEVESLAQRLLCVEITLFLQNNIILLLHFISRDAKVVNVLPLANRICIEMVDSVGVAHVLEEYKHFLVSPRFRRNWKTIKRFESIESLNQRLQDSTDITLDLGEDGKDRSSKANPPAAVEPTVDSGPTAAPSVNSEQPTARLMSERVEMATEEECQKTECSIDGEPTAIPEFQDDKENVSAKVEDGPLSASLCVDNETLLPTVGSNDETAVQREEALTVQDTLVLGKDETHVKREDAMVENNNVTLCDQQPFDIDDIVTISEVSDQEDSSGEAPSHSERPSFSPDSKQNKTRASKESKNSKSCSSASSRTTRSSSRRTLSSGTVSSPVRDFTRAQSKAKKSKDSSQGSITQQTPTTCEEKNLPIMLGDDQKPLSEEKHDVSKDGPFELQEVSKQGHISTVDNAEKEPIAPVDAPNLEEQNKSQRGKEMTDMKEDVDKEQIAESHSAIEDVVEDQPSADHDSQFREAKEDTAFSEHKDKEEEAEAYQEIDSVKDHPASTDKEQTVSEPSKIQECKESPKKQVRITAKTPEPEKYLMVDPVQANDSGNTLVFGRRRSTREKTQEQTAKTFVPDSLEEDACITTRTTRKRGRPLKKGTAREEETTVLRTTSASSTSPETAKKKAPIKVIVAEEPTNEILDRIKDPAPKRKGRKGKPMKNVKRMKIEKRT from the exons ATGTCTGCTGATCGCATAGGAGTTTGGTACACCCTTCACGATCAATGTCCTGCCTATAGCATATACAGGCTGGACACTCCTCGATGTGTTTCAGTCACAC CACAAATGTTTCCTAATGAAGCCATGCCTGATTTGGCATTTGCTGGGGCATCTGTTAAGACCTGTCCATTTGGCATTCCTGAACATACCACGTCCCCATTTTACCtgacaatggggaaaaaaccctATCTGTTCTTAACCATTTCCCCATGGTTCGTAATTCCCG AGTTCCTGACGGTCAATAAAGAGGGTGACATCATCAAGGCCAGGTGGCTTGGTGCGTCGCCAACAGTCATGTTGACCAATTTGCCCGAAGATTCATTCAAACACGAAGATGTAGCCAAGTTTGCATGGCCATTTATTTCTCAAAAGGACCTTCTGTCTCTGTACTACAATGTAATTGTGCTGCCGCTCCAGAGGAGG ACCTTTGTTTATTTTAGTGATTGGGATGCATGCTGCCGCTTCGTCCGATGCCACTTGTGTGATCCTACCTGTATGGTGAATGACCGCCGGCTCGCGCTGCACTTTGTCCTGCAGCCCATGCATGTTCAAAACACCGAG GAGAACATGTACAGGTCGCTGATGCAGCTAAGCAACTCT CGAATTGGTGAGGTAGAGTCCCTGGCCGAGCGCCTACTATGTGTAGAGATCAGTTTTTACCTAAAAGACAACATCACACATCTTCTACATTGGATATCCAGCCATGGCGACATCGTCAACTTCCTCCCCTTGGCAAACCGG ATATGCATCGAGATGGCCGACTCCGTGGGACATGCGCGCGTGCTGGAGGAATCCAAACATTTTCGCACCAATTTCCCGGTTGCCCAACCACG TTCCAGGGAAGCAAGTTCTTGGAAGGTGTTGTTTAATAG CATTCATAGCCTGAACTTGCACCTTCAGGATCAAAGTGTGTTTACATTGGATCACAATGGGAAGCGTGAGTACAGGAGCATGAATGTCAGCTCAACCGCTGCACGCACTGCAGCTCCATCAATTGACTCTGAACAACCCAAAATGAAGCACGTGTCAGAATCACAGGACTGTAAGAAAACAGAATGTTGTCCATCTCTGCGTGATTCTGATGTGACGCTCACCGTATGGAAAAGCACGTGGAAATTTCTGCGTCCACACAGGATTG TGGAATTCAGACGCACCGACCTCCATAAAAAAATA TTGAAGGGAGAGAAGGGGCAGCAGCTGTTAATCTCCAAACTTCCCGGTGATCAGCGCAGCTACTGCGTGCAAGACATTATCCAGTTACTCAAGTCGTTTAGCGTTGATTCCTCAGTTGATATGATCTACGTTCTTCCTAAATCAAGGATG GCACTTGTTGAGGTGATGAAACAGAAGGAAGTGTTTACTGCCTTTAAGGCCTGGAAACCCGAAATGCTCACTATCAAAGAACAGGGTTTGGAA AAAGCCTTCTATCATTGGGTGATGAAGCAGATGCATTTC CCCGTGGAGAAGAAAAGCTCCAGAACCATCTTAATCGAAGGCATCACACTGAGAGAGACGGCCAGTCTCCGTGAAGCTTTGCGAAAGATTGGCGGTGTCAAACATTTTCTGCCGCTCCACGACAAG GTCTTTGTTGAATTTGACTCTGACGAATCTGCTGATCGCCTTGGAGTTTGGTACAACCGTCACCATCAATGTCCTGCCTACAGAATATACAGGCTGTACAAGCCTGAAGGTGTTTCAATTGCAC CACCAATGTTTCCGAATAAGGCCATGCCTGACTTGGCATTTGCCGGGGCAACTGGTGAGACCTGTACATTTGGCATTCCTGAACTCACCACGTCCCCATTTTGCCTGGCAAATAGGGAAAAACCCTATCTGTTCTTCACCATTTCCCCATGGTTCATAATTCCCG AGTTCCTGACCGTCGAAAAAGAATGCGACATCAACAAGGCCAAGCAGCTGGGTGCGTTGCCATCAGTCATGTTGACCGATTTGCCTGAAGAGCGCTTCAAACACGAAGATGTAGCCAAACTTGCGTGGCCATATTTTTCTCAGAAGGACCTTCGGTCTCTGTACTACAATGTGATTGTGCTGCCGCTCCAGAGGAGG GCTTTTGTGCATTTTAGTGATTGGGCTGCGTGCTGCCGCTTCGTCCAATGCCACTTGGGTGTTCGTACATTTAGGGTGAATGGCCGCCAGCTTGGGCTGCACTTTGTCCTGCAGCCCATGCATGCTCAAAACACCGAG GAGAACATGTACAGGTCGTTGATGCAGCTAAGCAACTCT CGCATTGGTGAGGTGGAGTCCCTGGCCCAGCGTCTACTTTGTGTAGAGATTACCTTGTTCCTCCAAAACAACATTATACTTCTTCTACATTTCATCTCCAGAGATGCTAAGGTTGTCAACGTCCTCCCATTGGCCAACCGG ATATGCATTGAGATGGTAGACTCGGTGGGAGTTGCGCATGTGCTGGAGGAATACAAACATTTTTTAGTCAGTCCAAGATTCAGAAGAAACTG GAAAACAATTAAAAGATTTGAAAG CATTGAAAGCCTGAACCAGCGCCTTCAGGATTCAACTGATATCACCCTGGATCTCGGGGAGGACGGTAAAGACAGAAGCAGCAAGGCCAACCCACCTGCTGCAGTTGAACCGACAGTGGACTCTGGGCCTACTGCCGCTCCCTCTGTTAACTCAGAACAACCCACAGCGAGGCTCATGTCAGAGCGTGTAGAAATGGCAACTGAAGAGGAATGTCAGAAAACAGAATGTTCAATTGATGGGGAGCCCACTGCCATTCCTGAGTTTCAGGACGATAAAGAGAATGTTTCAGCAAAGGTGGAAGATGGCCCACTGTCAGCTTCACTCTGTGTTGACAATGAGACCCTACTGCCTACAGTTGGCAGTAACGATGAGACAGCTGTACAGAGAGAAGAGGCTCTCACTGTTCAAGACACGTTGGTCCTCGGTAAAGATGAAACCCATGTGAAACGTGAGGACGCAATG GTGGAAAACAATAATGTCACTCTTTGTGATCAGCAACCCTTTGACATTGATGACATTGTCACAATCAGTGAAGTTAGTGACCAAGAAGACAGCAGCGGTGAAGCCCCCTCTCATTCCGAGAGACCTTCTTTCTCTCCTGATTCTAaacagaacaaaacaagagCCTCAAAAGAGTCTAAGAACTCTAAATCATGCTCTTCAGCTTCCTCAAGGACCACCAGAAGCTCATCAAGAAGGACCCTCTCATCAGGGACTGTGTCTTCACCCGTTAGAGATTTCACCAGAGCCCAAAGTAAAGCCAAAAAATCAAAGGATTCATCCCAGGGATCAATAACACAGCAGACTCCCACTACTTGCGAAGAAAAGAATTTGCCGATCATGCTTGGTGATGACCAGAAACCTCTTTCAGAGGAGAAACATGATGTATCGAAAGATGGCCCCTTTGAGCTTCAAGAAGTATCTAAGCAGGGACACATTAGTACTGTTGACAATGCTGAAAAAGAGCCGATTGCACCAGTTGACGCACCAAACCTTGAAGAGCAGAACAAGAGCCAAAGAGGAAAGGAAATGACTGACATGAAGGAAGATGTAGACAAAGAGCAGATTGCAGAATCCCACTCTGCAATCGAGGATGTGGTTGAGGATCAACCCTCAGCTGACCATGACAGTCAATTCAGAGAGGCCAAAGAAGACACGGCTTTCTCGGAACATAAAGACAAAGAGGAAGAAGCAGAAGCATACCAGGAGATTGATTCTGTGAAGGATCATCCAGCTTCCACAGACAAAGAGCAGACTGTCTCAGAACCATCTAAGATTCAAGAGTGTAAAGAGTCTCCAAAGAAGCAGGTGCGCATCACTGCCAAAACTCCTGAGCCTGAGAAGTACCTCATGGTTGATCCTGTACAAGCTAATGATTCTGGTAACACTCTTGTGTTTGGTAGAAGACGGAGCACCCGGGAAAAGACACAAGAGCAAACTGCCAAAACATTTGTCCCAGACTCTCTGGAAGAGGATGCTTGCATCACCACGAGGACTACCAGAAAAAGAGGAAGGCCGCTTAAGAAAGGCACAGCTCGTGAAGAAGAAACAACTGTTTTAAGAACGACATCTGCTTCGAGCACATCACCTGAAACTGCAAAGAAGAAAGCACCAATCAAGGTGATTGTCGCAGAGGAACCCACCAATGAGATCCTGGACCGCATTAAAGATCCAGCACCAAAAAGAAAAGGAAGAAAGGGAAAACCTATGAAAAATGTGAAAAGGATGAAAATAGAAAAAAGGACATAG